The following proteins are co-located in the Dromiciops gliroides isolate mDroGli1 chromosome 2, mDroGli1.pri, whole genome shotgun sequence genome:
- the CCDC196 gene encoding putative coiled-coil domain-containing protein 196, which translates to MTSGTNPSQSFRNSKIRISRKQDNYLKELNEDLKIRKRELMEMLKPLEEKNGTLLQNLMTNLEEKQKSLQIMRQIMAGKEGDSDDSIVLEMIKEAEDLKQNLEKKNKLLRREMELLWNKQAIEDEYRMRQKAMLLRGKAEMQALKERLQRDKEQVIFQEDTDDVQELHSKVIEEKIEALTKPQKTNDLQLLNYLKQNLETPQISPKLLITPSQSVNPS; encoded by the exons ATGACCAGTGGCACAAACCCTTCCCAATCTTTCCGAAATTCTAAAATAAG AATTTCTAGAAAACAGGACAATTACCTAAAAGAATTAAATGAGGACCTGAAAATAAGAAAACGGGAGTTGATGGAGATGCTGAAACCCCTGGAAGAGAAGAATGGCACCTTACTCCAGAACTTAATGACtaatttagaagaaaaacaaaaaag TCTGCAGATCATGAGGCAGATCATGGCAGGGAAGGAGGGTGATTCTGATGATTCCATAGTCCTGGAGATGATCAAGGAAGCAGAAGATCTAAAACAGAACCTG gaaaaaaaaaacaagctgctTCGAAGAGAAATGGAGTTGCTGTGGAACAAG CAAGCAATTGAAGATGAGTATCGTATGCGACAGAAAGCAATGCTACTCAGAGGCAAGGCAGAAATGCAGGCGTTAAAG GAAAGGCTTCAGAGGGACAAGGAACAGGTCATTTTCCAAGAGGATACCGACGATGTTCAG GAACTTCATAGTAAAGTGATTGAGGAGAAGATTGAAGCTCTGACGAAACCCCAAAAGACAAATGATCTGCAATTATTAAACTATTTAAAGCAGAATTTGGAGACACCTCAAATTAGCCCCAAACTTCTTATCACCCCAAG cCAATCTGTAAACCCATCATAA